Proteins encoded together in one Rubripirellula reticaptiva window:
- a CDS encoding ABC transporter permease encodes MLWNIATRTLFHDRGKLVAGLVGVIFSVVLVNIQGGLFFGLIRKASLLIDKGNADIWVGHRGMHNVDFPHDIPERWIHRVRSIPGVKEAEPMRISFSEMSLPGGGFEGTMVVGLSPNSDLGRAYEISEGPPDALSHVRGVIVDSCDNDKLLDPALGDFRELGGQRVKIVGKSYGILSFLVTPYVFTTYAQSAEFSGGDPTMSSYFLVRLAPGANAKDVCNEITNRLGDVSAFTSDEFASLSINYWLTRTGLGISFGAATALGLLVGLVMVAQTLYAMVLDRISEFATLKALGSTEREILLLLGAQSSLVASIGIVIGLVTSFVIQQTFSSPRAEIMFSPALYMGSGLLVFVICIAASGLPYLRVRQVDPHSILQG; translated from the coding sequence ATGCTCTGGAACATTGCCACGCGCACTTTGTTTCACGACCGCGGGAAACTCGTGGCGGGACTTGTCGGCGTTATTTTTTCAGTCGTGCTGGTCAACATCCAGGGCGGCCTGTTCTTTGGTTTGATTCGCAAGGCTAGCCTGCTGATCGACAAAGGAAATGCTGACATTTGGGTTGGTCATCGTGGCATGCACAATGTCGACTTTCCGCACGACATTCCCGAGCGATGGATTCACCGAGTCCGCAGCATTCCCGGCGTTAAAGAAGCTGAGCCGATGCGGATTAGCTTTTCGGAAATGTCCCTTCCGGGCGGTGGATTCGAAGGCACGATGGTAGTCGGGCTTAGCCCAAATTCGGATCTTGGTCGCGCTTATGAGATTTCCGAAGGCCCCCCTGACGCGCTTAGTCACGTTCGCGGCGTGATCGTCGATTCCTGTGACAACGACAAATTGCTAGACCCTGCACTGGGCGATTTTCGCGAACTCGGTGGTCAGCGTGTCAAGATTGTGGGCAAGTCGTACGGGATCCTCAGTTTTCTGGTTACACCGTATGTTTTCACCACTTATGCCCAGTCGGCCGAGTTCTCGGGCGGCGACCCAACGATGTCGTCTTATTTCTTGGTGCGGCTTGCACCGGGTGCCAATGCGAAAGACGTTTGCAACGAAATCACGAACCGCTTGGGTGACGTTTCTGCGTTCACGAGTGATGAATTTGCGAGCTTAAGCATCAACTATTGGCTGACACGAACGGGGCTAGGGATCAGCTTTGGTGCTGCAACGGCGCTCGGTTTGCTTGTTGGGCTCGTTATGGTTGCACAGACGCTTTACGCGATGGTGCTCGATCGGATTAGCGAGTTTGCCACTTTGAAGGCACTTGGATCGACTGAGCGAGAGATCTTGCTGTTGCTCGGTGCACAGAGTTCGTTGGTCGCCAGCATTGGCATCGTGATCGGATTGGTGACTAGCTTTGTGATTCAGCAAACCTTTAGCAGTCCGCGTGCGGAGATTATGTTCTCGCCGGCGCTTTACATGGGCAGCGGTCTTTTGGTATTCGTCATTTGCATCGCGGCATCTGGGCTTCCGTACTTGCGCGTCCGCCAAGTCGACCCGCACTCGATCCTGCAAGGTTGA
- a CDS encoding FemAB family XrtA/PEP-CTERM system-associated protein: protein MPVADLQIEILTSSERWSEFARTMPDGCWAPRLAGHCGEWIKSLEDGFSHPIYLLRALDSNALDSAATVGLLPLVLVRGPVFGKFLVSLPYLNTGGVWGLTPAVASKLVDAACDLADQLDVKYLELRGEQSLENPKFNFQRTEKVHMRLALPDTAQAFNKSLKSKVRSQVKKADEHELAFEFGGVEKLDDFYRVFARNMRDLGTPVFSKKLFAAIIKHFDGNAEFCVVRKSGLAIAAGLITHVRGVSEVPSASSLREFNRTNANMLMYQRMIHRAIERGSSAFDFGRSSQGSGTYRFKAQWGAQPHPAIWQYYVRKGDPDSMRPDSDGKKTLVQAWQKLPVWLTRVIGPAIVRGIP from the coding sequence ATGCCCGTTGCTGATTTGCAGATCGAAATCTTGACGTCGTCCGAGCGATGGAGTGAATTTGCGCGAACGATGCCGGACGGGTGCTGGGCTCCTCGGCTAGCAGGGCACTGCGGTGAATGGATCAAGAGCCTCGAGGACGGATTCAGCCATCCCATCTATTTGCTACGTGCTTTGGATTCCAACGCATTGGACTCCGCTGCAACGGTTGGTTTGCTTCCGCTGGTATTGGTCCGTGGGCCGGTGTTTGGAAAGTTCTTGGTTAGCTTGCCCTATCTGAACACAGGCGGCGTTTGGGGGCTGACGCCGGCAGTGGCTAGCAAGTTGGTTGATGCGGCGTGTGATTTGGCGGACCAGCTTGACGTAAAGTATTTAGAACTTCGCGGCGAGCAGTCGCTCGAGAACCCGAAGTTCAATTTTCAGCGAACTGAGAAGGTTCATATGCGTTTGGCTTTGCCTGATACGGCACAAGCGTTCAACAAATCGCTGAAATCAAAGGTTCGTAGCCAAGTCAAGAAAGCGGACGAGCACGAATTGGCGTTCGAGTTTGGTGGCGTTGAGAAACTTGATGACTTTTACCGAGTGTTCGCGCGGAATATGCGAGACTTGGGAACGCCTGTGTTTTCGAAGAAACTTTTTGCGGCGATCATCAAGCACTTTGATGGGAACGCCGAGTTTTGTGTGGTTCGAAAGTCTGGTTTGGCGATTGCGGCTGGGCTGATTACCCATGTTCGTGGTGTCAGCGAGGTGCCGAGTGCCAGCAGTTTGCGAGAGTTCAATCGTACGAATGCAAACATGCTGATGTATCAACGGATGATCCACCGCGCGATCGAGCGAGGCAGTTCAGCGTTTGATTTTGGTCGCAGTAGTCAGGGCAGCGGCACGTACCGATTTAAAGCCCAGTGGGGTGCTCAGCCGCATCCTGCGATTTGGCAGTACTACGTTCGCAAGGGCGATCCGGATAGCATGCGACCCGATTCCGACGGAAAGAAGACGCTGGTCCAAGCGTGGCAAAAGCTGCCGGTGTGGCTGACTCGTGTGATTGGCCCGGCGATCGTTCGAGGGATTCCCTGA